A single window of Gadus morhua chromosome 22, gadMor3.0, whole genome shotgun sequence DNA harbors:
- the LOC115535535 gene encoding uncharacterized protein LOC115535535 encodes MAGDAGSDWSAPLVHWGHYEGPCSPVPLKGPSPKEVSFEEKVAEDSVGGTKSTKRKKKKNKTVDEGAATVALLGGTIPRAQEAPAVTSNKQSAKRPDSEKKSEQRTERLKPGQKKHA; translated from the exons ATGGCTGGCGACGCAGGCTCGGACTGGAGCGCCCCTCTGGTGCACTGGGGCCACTACGAAGGGCCTTGCTCTCCGGTACCGCTCAAGGGCCCCTCACCCAAAGAG GTGTCGTTCGAGGAGAAGGTGGCGGAGGACTCCGTAGGTGGGACCAAATCCaccaagaggaagaagaaaaagaataaGACTGTGGATGAAGGCGCAGCCACTGTGGCCCTG CTTGGTGGTACGATTCCCAGAGCTCAAGAGGCCCCAGCTGTTACTTCCAACAAGCAGTCTGCTAAACGACCAGACTCTGAGA AGAAGTCTGAGCAGAGGACAGAGCGTCTGAAGCCAGGCCAGAAGAAACATGCTTGA
- the rpl30 gene encoding large ribosomal subunit protein eL30 — MVAAKKTKKSMESINSRLQLVMKSGKYVLGYKQSQKMIRQGKAKLVILANNCPALRKSEVEYYAMLAKTGVHHYSGNNIELGTACGKYFRVCTLAIIDPGDSDIIRSMPDQQQPPPVEEFVLNKSSEKKYS, encoded by the exons ATGGTGGCCGCAAAGAAGACG AAAAAGTCGATGGAGTCCATCAACTCCCGACTCCAGCTGGTTATGAAGAGTGGAAAGTACGTGCTGGGCTACAAGCAGTCCCAGAAGATGATCCGCCAGGGAAAAGCCAAGCTGGTCATCCTGGCCAACAACTGCCCTGCTCTCAG GAAGTCTGAGGTAGAGTACTACGCTATGCTGGCCAAGACCGGCGTCCACCACTACAGTGGAAACAACATTGAGCTGGGAACAGCCTGCGGAAAATACTTCAGGGTGTGCACACTGGCCATCATTGACCCCG gCGATTCTGACATCATCAGGAGCATGCCAGAccagcagcagcctcccccAGTAGAAGAGTTTGTTCTAAATAAATCGTCGGAAAAAAAATACAGTTga